A portion of the Betta splendens chromosome 2, fBetSpl5.4, whole genome shotgun sequence genome contains these proteins:
- the mark2b gene encoding serine/threonine-protein kinase MARK2 isoform X5 has translation MSTRTPLVQVIENSAGQDSKPSSRSSMSRCRNSVATTTSDDQPHIGNYRLLKTIGKGNFAKVKLARHVLTGKEVAVKIIDKTQLNSSSLQKLFREVRIMKMLNHPNIVKLFEVIETDKTLYLVMEYASGGEVFDYLVAHGRMKEKEARAKFRQIVSAVQYCHQKCIVHRDLKAENLLLDADMNIKIADFGFSNEFTLGNKLDTFCGSPPYAAPELFQGKKYDGPEVDVWSLGVILYTLVSGSLPFDGQNLKELRERVLRGKYRIPFYMSTDCENLLKKFLILNPSKRGSLEQQIMRDRWMNVGYEEEELKPYIEPQPDYKDPRRTDIMLQMGFSQEEIQDSLVNQKYNDVMATYLLLDYRNSELDEGCIKPRPVGDVTNINASSPGHKVQRSVSSNQKPQNRRTTDQGEIGSSHSKRGGQTDNRTTAEDSGRKGSSGSSTTKVPASPLVPSDRKKSATPSTNSILSTGTSRSRNSPLTERATLGQGIQNGKDSLNTPGSRASTASAAAVLSSSSSRPRHHKSLSSSNHPCPSDLHAPRPSAPPQRAPGASPSAHNISSAAVSDRTNFSRGVGIRSTFHAGQQRVARDQQGSAYPGGPASPSLSHGNSQARRTHGATGIFSKFTSKFVRRSPGEGRDEGSRSMLSSTVDKSDKTSGGVLSSSSNNDENNSSPGSGNTGGTGTPPANSSQKPRSLRFTWSMKTTSSMEPSEMMREIRKVLDSNSCEYELRERYMLLCVSGDPARDDFVQWEMEVCKLPRLSLNGVRFKRISGTSIAFKNIASKIANELKL, from the exons ATGTCAACAAGGACTCCATTGGTGCAAGTCATTGAGAACTCGGCTGGGCAG GACTCCAAGCCATCTAGTCGCTCCAGCATGTCGCGATGTCGGAACTCGGTTGCCACGACCACATCAGACGACCAGCCGCACATTGGTAACTACCGGTTGCTAAAAACCATCGGCAAAGGCAACTTCGCCAAGGTCAAACTGGCACGACACGTCCTCACCGGAAAAGAG GTGGCTGTAAAGATCATTGATAAGACACAGCTGAACTCCTCCAGTTTGCAGAAG CTCTTCCGGGAGGTGAGGATCATGAAAATGTTGAATCATCCCAACATAG TCAAGCTCTTCGAGGTGATAGAAACAGACAAGACTCTGTACCTGGTAATGGAGTATGCTAGTGGAG GTGAGGTCTTTGATTACCTGGTTGCTCATGGTAGGATGAAGGAGAAAGAAGCCCGTGCCAAATTTCGACAG ATTGTGTCAGCAGTGCAGTATTGCCATCAGAAGTGTATAGTACACAGAGACCTGAAG GCAGAGAATCTGCTGCTGGACGCAGACATGAACATCAAGATAGCTGACTTTGGCTTTAGTAATGAGTTTACTCTGGGGAACAAGCTGGACACATTCTGCGGCTCCCCTCCCTACGCCGCCCCAGAGCTCTTTCAGGGCAAGAAGTACGACGGGCCTGAGGTGGACGTCTGGAGCCTGGGGGTAATCCTCTACACCCTGGTCAGCGGCTCGCTGCCTTTCGATGGACAGAACCTCAAG GAACTGAGGGAGCGTGTGCTGCGCGGCAAATACAGGATTCCCTTCTACATGTCCACCGACTGTGAGAACCTGCTGAAGAAGTTTCTCATCTTGAACCCCTCCAAAAGAGGCAGCCTCGAG CAGCAAATAATGAGGGACCGGTGGATGAATGTAGGctatgaggaggaggaactcaAACCCTACATTGAACCCCAGCCGGACTATAAGGACCCCAGGAGAACAG ACATTATGCTGCAGATGGGATTCTCTCAGGAGGAGATCCAGGACTCGCTAGTGAACCAGAAGTACAATGATGTGATGGCGACGTACCTGCTACTGGACTACAGGAACTCTGAG CTGGATGAGGGCTGCATCAAGCCGCGGCCAGTAGGTGATGTCACAAACATAAACGCCTCCTCCCCGGGTCACAAG GTACAGCGCAGTGTGTCATCCAACCAGAAACCTCAGAACCGCAGAACCACCGACCAGGGTGAGAttg GCTCGTCCCACTCTAAGAGGGGAGGTCAAACAGACAACAGGACTACAGCCGAGGATTCTGGGAGGAAGGGCTCGTCAGGCAGCTCCACCACTAAGGTGCCAGCCAGCCCTCTGGTCCCCTCTGACCGCAAGAAGAGCGCCACCCCCTCCACC AATAGCATACTGTCCACTGGTACCAGCCGCAGTCGGAACTCTCCACTGACTGAGAGAGCCACGCTGGGCCAGGGCATCCAGAACGGCAAggacag CCTAAACACTCCGGGCTCCCGGGCCTCTACTGCCTCGGCTGCtgccgtcctctcctcctcctcctcgcgtccCCGCCACCACAAgtccctgtcctcctccaatCATCCATGTCCCTCTGACCTGCACGCACCACGGCCCAG CGCCCCACCTCAGCGGGCGCCCGGTGCCTCCCCATCTGCCCACAACATCAGCAGTGCTGCCGTGTCCGACCGTACCAACTTCTCCAGAGGGGTGGGGATCCGCAGCACGTTCCACGCAGGCCAGCAGCGGGTGGCCCGGGACCAGCAGGGCTCTGCCTACCCGGGCGGGCCCGCGTCCCCGTCGCTGTCGCACGGCAACAGCCAGGCCCGCAGGACACACGGCGCCACAGGGATTTTTAGCAAGTTCACATCCAAGTTTGTACGCAG GAGTCCGGGAGAGGGTCGGGATGAGGGCAGCAG GTCAATGCTGAGCAGCACAGTGGACAAGTCGGACAAGACGTCCGGTGgcgttctctcctcctcttccaacAACGACGAGAACAACTCCTCCCCAGGATCTGGTAACACCG gcggCACCGGCACTCCGCCTGCCAACTCCAGCCAGAAGCCGCGCTCGCTCCGCTTCACCTGGTCCATGAAGACCACGTCCTCCATGGAGCCCTCGGAGATGATGCGCGAGATCCGCAAGGTGCTCGACTCCAACAGCTGCGAGTACGAGCTGCGCGAGCGCTACATGCTGCTGTGCGTGTCGGGGGATCCGGCGCGCGACGACTTCGTGCAGTGGGAGATGGAGGTGTGCAAGCTGCCGCGGCTCTCCCTCAACGGCGTGCGCTTCAAGAGGATCTCGGGCACGTCCATCGCCTTCAAGAACATTGCCTCAAAGATCGCCAACGAGCTCAAACTGTGA